The Solanum pennellii chromosome 11, SPENNV200 genome contains a region encoding:
- the LOC107004227 gene encoding probable beta-1,3-galactosyltransferase 8 isoform X2, whose translation MRSGKLPVSGKTIMLLCLASFLGGTIFASRKWTQPDSEANTDLVLPTMSNHDKLSTISRECDHKRKLAETNSGYIMGEVMKTHQAIQSLDKSISTLEMELAIARTRQKFTQNTKENRASNQSIPNKAFMVIGINTAFSSRKRRDSLRETWMPKGDKLRKLEKEKGIVIRFVIGHSATQGGVLDRAIDSEEAQYKDFLRLDHIEGYHELSTKTRLYFSKVISIWDADFYVKVDDDVHLNLGMLAVTLAKYKSRPRVYIGCMKSGPVLSQKGLKYHEPEYLKFGEEGNKYFRHATGQIYAISRDLAGYISMNSGILHRYANEDVSLGSWLIGLEVEHVDERSMCCGTPPECEWKAKGGNMCVASFDWSCSGVCNSVERMKHVHHSCGESDSALWNPL comes from the exons atgagatCAGGGAAGCTGCCAGTCTCTGGGAAAACCATAATGCTGCTATGCCTTGCTAGCTTTCTGGGAGGAACAATTTTCGCTAGCCGGAAATGGACTCAACCTGATTCTGAAGCAAACACCGACCTCGTGCTCCCCACCATGTCTAATCATGACAAGCTTAGCACCATTTCACGCGAATGTGATCACAAGCGC AAATTAGCGGAAACCAATTCAGGATACATCATGGGGGAAGTCATGAAAACCCATCAAGCTATTCA aTCACTTGATAAAAGTATATCAACACTGGAGATGGAACTAGCTATAGCAAGGACAAGGCAAAAATTCACTCAAAATACAAAGGAAAACAGAGCATCGAATCAGAGCATTCCAAATAAAGCATTTATGGTGATTGGAATAAATACAGCATTCAGCAGCAGAAAAAGACGCGATTCTCTTAGAGAAACATGGATGCCTAAAG GAGATAAGCTAAGGAAATTAGAGAAAGAGAAAGGTATAGTGATACGATTTGTGATAGGACATAGTGCTACACAAGGAGGAGTTTTGGATCGCGCCATTGATAGCGAGGAAGCTCAGTACAAAGATTTCCTTCGACTTGACCACATCGAAGGTTATCATGAGTTGTCCACCAAGACGAGATTATATTTCTCTAAAGTAATCTCCATTTGGGACGCGGACTTCTACGTTAAAGTGGATGATGATGTCCATCTCAACTTGG GTATGCTTGCAGTAACATTAGCAAAATACAAATCAAGACCACGAGTCTATATCGGGTGCATGAAGTCAGGGCCAGTTCTTTCTCAAAA AGGATTAAAGTATCATGAGCCTGAGTATTTGAAATTTGGAGAAGAAGGGAACAAGTATTTCAGGCATGCGACAGGTCAAATATACGCTATCTCAAGAGACCTTGCTGGTTACATCTCCATGAACTC GGGTATATTACATAGATATGCAAATGAAGATGTGTCACTGGGATCTTGGTTAATTGGACTGGAAGTAGAACATGTTGATGAACGTTCGATGTGTTGTGGGACTCCGCCCGAGTGTGAATGGAAGGCTAAAGGAGGGAATATGTGTGTGGCGTCGTTTGATTGGTCATGCAGCGGAGTATGCAATTCGGTAGAGAGGATGAAACATGTGCATCACTCATGTGGTGAAAGTGATTCAGCTCTATGGAATCCTCTCTAG
- the LOC107003377 gene encoding protein NRT1/ PTR FAMILY 4.4-like isoform X2 — MMAIAAVGNNLITYVFNEMHFPLSKSANIVTNFIGTVFLLSLFGGFLSDSYLGSFWTMFIFGFVELSGFILLAVQAHVQQLRPPKCDMMLSNGKCLKVKGYKAMIFFVALYLVALGSGCLKPNIISHGADQFKKQDSKKLSTYFNFAYFAFCAGELLALTLVVWVQTRYGMDVGFGVSAAAMVFGLIIFLSGTLVYRNTPPGGSIFTPIAQVFVAAITKRKESCPSNLKMLHGSQCIVPQDGTLIHTDKFRFLDKACIKIEDGRSTSESPWRLCTVSQVEQVKILISVVPIFACTIIFNTILAQLQTFSVQQATVMNTRLTHSFTIPPASLQSIPYFMLIFLVPLYEIALVPMIRKFTGNDSGITPLQRVGIGLFIATFSMVCAALVENKRRDYAMNQNRILSIFWIVPQFIIYGLSEMFTAVGLIEFFYKQSLEGMQSFLTAMTYCSYSFGFYLSSILVSLVNRITSTSGGGGWLNNNDLNKNRLDLFYWLLASLSLVNFINYVFCSRWYSYNPSLLPVVPLHEPQAEGHDSENPN, encoded by the exons ATGATGGCGATTGCAGCAGTTGGGAATAATCTTATAACGTACGTCTTCAATGAGATGCACTTCCCTCTCTCAAAGTCAGCAAACATAGTAACAAATTTCATTGGAACTGTTTTTCTCCTCTCCCTTTTTGGTGGCTTTCTCTCTGATTCTTATCTTGGTAGCTTCTGGACGATGTTCATTTTTGGCTTCGTCGAGCTCTCT GGGTTTATTCTATTGGCAGTGCAAGCACATGTTCAACAACTAAGACCGCCAAAGTGTGACATGATGTTGAGCAATGGAAAGTGCTTGAAAGTAAAGGGATATAAAGCCATGATATTCTTTGTGGCGCTATACTTGGTTGCTTTAGGTAGCGGTTGTTTAAAACCAAATATAATTTCTCATGGGGCTGACCAATTTAAGAAACAGGATTCAAAGAAACTTTCTACTTACTTCAACTTTGCCTATTTTGCCTTCTGTGCTGGGGAGCTTCTTGCTCTAACACTTGTTGTTTGGGTCCAAACTCGTTATGGAATGGACGTTGGATTTGGTGTTTCTGCGGCTGCCATGGTCTTTGGGTTGATCATTTTCCTTTCCGGGACACTTGTTTATAGGAACACACCACCCGGAGGAAGTATATTCACACCAATTGCCCAA GTTTTTGTGGCTGCAATCACTAAAAGAAAGGAGAGCTGCCCTTCAAATTTGAAGATGCTTCATGGAAGCCAATGCATTGTGCCACAGGATGGCACGCTCATCCACACGGATAAATTCAG GTTCTTAGACAAGGCATGCATCAAAATAGAAGATGGAAGAAGTACAAGTGAAAGCCCCTGGAGATTATGCACAGTATCTCAAGTGGAGCAAGTAAAAATATTAATCTCAGTTGTTCCTATCTTTGCTTGCACCATAATCTTCAACACTATCTTAGCTCAACTCCAAACCTTTTcagtacaacaggcaactgtAATGAACACACGCTTAACCCACAGCTTCACGATCCCTCCAGCTTCCCTTCAATCCATACCTTATTTCATGCTAATATTTTTGGTCCCTCTTTATGAAATAGCATTAGTCCCCATGATCCGAAAGTTCACGGGCAATGATTCAGGGATCACACCTTTACAAAGAGTTGGCATTGGCCTTTTTATTGCGACATTCTCCATGGTTTGTGCTGCTCTAGTCGAAAACAAGAGAAGAGACTACGCAATGAACCAGAACAGGATACTGTCGATTTTCTGGATAGTCCCACAATTCATTATTTATGGGCTATCAGAGATGTTTACTGCAGTGGGACTTATAGAGTTCTTCTATAAACAATCACTAGAAGGGATGCAGTCATTCTTAACCGCCATGACGTATTGTTCATACTCATTTGGATTTTATTTGAGCTCCATATTAGTTTCATTAGTTAACAGAATAACTTCTACTTCAGGTGGAGGTGGGTGGTTAAATAATAATGACCTCAACAAGAATAGGCTAGATCTTTTTTATTGGCTACTGGCTTCTCTTAGCCTTGTTAACTTCATTAACTATGTTTTCTGCTCCAGATGGTATTCCTATAATCCATCTCTGTTACCTGTTGTTCCACTACATGAACCACAAGCAGAAGGACATGACTCTGAGAACCCAAATTGA
- the LOC107004146 gene encoding probable fructokinase-5: MSKPAEIVCFGEMLIDFVPDSAGVSLAESTGFLKAPGGAPANVACAITKLEGTSAFIGKVGDDEFGRMLVDILKSNGVNSEGVLFDKHARTALAFVTLKKNGEREFMFYRNPSADMLLKDSELNLGLIKQAKIFHYGSISLITEPVRSAHMVAMKAAKDAGVLLSYDPNVRLPLWPSPEAAREGIKSIWNEADFIKVSDDEVNFLTQKDADKEETIMSLWHDRLKLLVVTDGEKGCRYFTKSFKGKVSGFSVKTVDTTGAGDAFVGSLLVSIAKDPSIFQDEEKLKKALKFSNACGAISTTQKGAIPALPSTADAQGLIAGSKAY, encoded by the exons ATGTCGAAGCCAGCAGAGATAGTATGTTTCGGGGAGATGTTGATCGATTTCGTTCCTGATTCTGCTGGAGTCTCTTTAGCAGAGTCTACTGGCTTTCTGAAAGCCCCGGGAGGTGCGCCTGCCAATGTTGCTTGCGCTATTACCAAACTTGAGGGCACCTCTGCCTTCATTGGCAAG GTGGGAGACGATGAGTTTGGGCGGATGTTGGTAGATATATTGAAGAGTAACGGAGTGAACAGCGAAGGAGTGTTGTTTGACAAGCATGCAAGGACAGCTCTAGCGTTTGTGACATTgaagaaaaatggagagagggAGTTCATGTTCTACAGGAACCCTAGTGCGGACATGCTGTTGAAGGACTCCGAGCTCAATTTGGGTCTCATCAAACAGGCTAAAATCTTTCATTATGGTTCTATTAGCTTAATCACCGAGCCTGTCAGGTCCGCTCACATGGTTGCTATGAAAGCTGCCAAAGATGCAGGTGTCCTACTTTCATATGACCCTAACGTTCGCCTTCCTCTCTGGCCTTCCCCTGAAGCTGCCAGAGAAGGTATCAAAAGCATCTGGAATGAAGCTGATTTCATCAAG GTTAGTGATGATGAGGTAAATTTCCTCACACAAAAAGACGCGGACAAGGAAGAGACTATAATGTCGTTATGGCATGACCGCTTGAAGCTTCTTGTTGTTACTGATGGAGAGAAGGGATGCAGATACTTCACCAAG AGTTTTAAAGGAAAAGTGAGTGGATTCTCTGTTAAGACTGTAGACACCACAGGAGCTGGAGATGCTTTTGTAGGTTCCCTTTTGGTTTCCATTGCCAAAGATCCATCAATTTTCCAG GATGAAGAGAAATTGAAGAAAgccttgaaattttcaaatgcgTGTGGTGCAATCAGTACAACTCAGAAGGGAGCCATTCCAGCATTGCCATCTACAGCTGATGCTCAAGGACTCATTGCTGGCTCCAAGGCTTACTAA
- the LOC107003377 gene encoding protein NRT1/ PTR FAMILY 4.4-like isoform X1 encodes MDREETRKNKSKRESAVSIASATQKIPVDWRGRPCKPNKHGGMTAAIFVLCLQAFEMMAIAAVGNNLITYVFNEMHFPLSKSANIVTNFIGTVFLLSLFGGFLSDSYLGSFWTMFIFGFVELSGFILLAVQAHVQQLRPPKCDMMLSNGKCLKVKGYKAMIFFVALYLVALGSGCLKPNIISHGADQFKKQDSKKLSTYFNFAYFAFCAGELLALTLVVWVQTRYGMDVGFGVSAAAMVFGLIIFLSGTLVYRNTPPGGSIFTPIAQVFVAAITKRKESCPSNLKMLHGSQCIVPQDGTLIHTDKFRFLDKACIKIEDGRSTSESPWRLCTVSQVEQVKILISVVPIFACTIIFNTILAQLQTFSVQQATVMNTRLTHSFTIPPASLQSIPYFMLIFLVPLYEIALVPMIRKFTGNDSGITPLQRVGIGLFIATFSMVCAALVENKRRDYAMNQNRILSIFWIVPQFIIYGLSEMFTAVGLIEFFYKQSLEGMQSFLTAMTYCSYSFGFYLSSILVSLVNRITSTSGGGGWLNNNDLNKNRLDLFYWLLASLSLVNFINYVFCSRWYSYNPSLLPVVPLHEPQAEGHDSENPN; translated from the exons ATGGATAGAGAGgagacaagaaaaaataaatcgaAAAGAGAATCTGCAGTGTCCATAGCGTCTGCGACACAGAAAATCCCTGTCGATTGGAGAGGAAGACCTTGCAAACCTAACAAACATGGTGGCATGACTGCTGCCATCTTTGTATTAT GCCTTCAGGCATTTGAAATGATGGCGATTGCAGCAGTTGGGAATAATCTTATAACGTACGTCTTCAATGAGATGCACTTCCCTCTCTCAAAGTCAGCAAACATAGTAACAAATTTCATTGGAACTGTTTTTCTCCTCTCCCTTTTTGGTGGCTTTCTCTCTGATTCTTATCTTGGTAGCTTCTGGACGATGTTCATTTTTGGCTTCGTCGAGCTCTCT GGGTTTATTCTATTGGCAGTGCAAGCACATGTTCAACAACTAAGACCGCCAAAGTGTGACATGATGTTGAGCAATGGAAAGTGCTTGAAAGTAAAGGGATATAAAGCCATGATATTCTTTGTGGCGCTATACTTGGTTGCTTTAGGTAGCGGTTGTTTAAAACCAAATATAATTTCTCATGGGGCTGACCAATTTAAGAAACAGGATTCAAAGAAACTTTCTACTTACTTCAACTTTGCCTATTTTGCCTTCTGTGCTGGGGAGCTTCTTGCTCTAACACTTGTTGTTTGGGTCCAAACTCGTTATGGAATGGACGTTGGATTTGGTGTTTCTGCGGCTGCCATGGTCTTTGGGTTGATCATTTTCCTTTCCGGGACACTTGTTTATAGGAACACACCACCCGGAGGAAGTATATTCACACCAATTGCCCAA GTTTTTGTGGCTGCAATCACTAAAAGAAAGGAGAGCTGCCCTTCAAATTTGAAGATGCTTCATGGAAGCCAATGCATTGTGCCACAGGATGGCACGCTCATCCACACGGATAAATTCAG GTTCTTAGACAAGGCATGCATCAAAATAGAAGATGGAAGAAGTACAAGTGAAAGCCCCTGGAGATTATGCACAGTATCTCAAGTGGAGCAAGTAAAAATATTAATCTCAGTTGTTCCTATCTTTGCTTGCACCATAATCTTCAACACTATCTTAGCTCAACTCCAAACCTTTTcagtacaacaggcaactgtAATGAACACACGCTTAACCCACAGCTTCACGATCCCTCCAGCTTCCCTTCAATCCATACCTTATTTCATGCTAATATTTTTGGTCCCTCTTTATGAAATAGCATTAGTCCCCATGATCCGAAAGTTCACGGGCAATGATTCAGGGATCACACCTTTACAAAGAGTTGGCATTGGCCTTTTTATTGCGACATTCTCCATGGTTTGTGCTGCTCTAGTCGAAAACAAGAGAAGAGACTACGCAATGAACCAGAACAGGATACTGTCGATTTTCTGGATAGTCCCACAATTCATTATTTATGGGCTATCAGAGATGTTTACTGCAGTGGGACTTATAGAGTTCTTCTATAAACAATCACTAGAAGGGATGCAGTCATTCTTAACCGCCATGACGTATTGTTCATACTCATTTGGATTTTATTTGAGCTCCATATTAGTTTCATTAGTTAACAGAATAACTTCTACTTCAGGTGGAGGTGGGTGGTTAAATAATAATGACCTCAACAAGAATAGGCTAGATCTTTTTTATTGGCTACTGGCTTCTCTTAGCCTTGTTAACTTCATTAACTATGTTTTCTGCTCCAGATGGTATTCCTATAATCCATCTCTGTTACCTGTTGTTCCACTACATGAACCACAAGCAGAAGGACATGACTCTGAGAACCCAAATTGA
- the LOC107004227 gene encoding probable beta-1,3-galactosyltransferase 8 isoform X1: MLLFVKKIAKRNKLPKEAPSCGQRLCVCQIQKMRSGKLPVSGKTIMLLCLASFLGGTIFASRKWTQPDSEANTDLVLPTMSNHDKLSTISRECDHKRKLAETNSGYIMGEVMKTHQAIQSLDKSISTLEMELAIARTRQKFTQNTKENRASNQSIPNKAFMVIGINTAFSSRKRRDSLRETWMPKGDKLRKLEKEKGIVIRFVIGHSATQGGVLDRAIDSEEAQYKDFLRLDHIEGYHELSTKTRLYFSKVISIWDADFYVKVDDDVHLNLGMLAVTLAKYKSRPRVYIGCMKSGPVLSQKGLKYHEPEYLKFGEEGNKYFRHATGQIYAISRDLAGYISMNSGILHRYANEDVSLGSWLIGLEVEHVDERSMCCGTPPECEWKAKGGNMCVASFDWSCSGVCNSVERMKHVHHSCGESDSALWNPL, translated from the exons atgttgttatttgtgaagaaaatTGCAAAAAGAAACAAACTGCCAAAAGAAGCGCCTAGTTGTGGTCAACGGCTCTGTGTCTGccaaattcaaaaaatgagatCAGGGAAGCTGCCAGTCTCTGGGAAAACCATAATGCTGCTATGCCTTGCTAGCTTTCTGGGAGGAACAATTTTCGCTAGCCGGAAATGGACTCAACCTGATTCTGAAGCAAACACCGACCTCGTGCTCCCCACCATGTCTAATCATGACAAGCTTAGCACCATTTCACGCGAATGTGATCACAAGCGC AAATTAGCGGAAACCAATTCAGGATACATCATGGGGGAAGTCATGAAAACCCATCAAGCTATTCA aTCACTTGATAAAAGTATATCAACACTGGAGATGGAACTAGCTATAGCAAGGACAAGGCAAAAATTCACTCAAAATACAAAGGAAAACAGAGCATCGAATCAGAGCATTCCAAATAAAGCATTTATGGTGATTGGAATAAATACAGCATTCAGCAGCAGAAAAAGACGCGATTCTCTTAGAGAAACATGGATGCCTAAAG GAGATAAGCTAAGGAAATTAGAGAAAGAGAAAGGTATAGTGATACGATTTGTGATAGGACATAGTGCTACACAAGGAGGAGTTTTGGATCGCGCCATTGATAGCGAGGAAGCTCAGTACAAAGATTTCCTTCGACTTGACCACATCGAAGGTTATCATGAGTTGTCCACCAAGACGAGATTATATTTCTCTAAAGTAATCTCCATTTGGGACGCGGACTTCTACGTTAAAGTGGATGATGATGTCCATCTCAACTTGG GTATGCTTGCAGTAACATTAGCAAAATACAAATCAAGACCACGAGTCTATATCGGGTGCATGAAGTCAGGGCCAGTTCTTTCTCAAAA AGGATTAAAGTATCATGAGCCTGAGTATTTGAAATTTGGAGAAGAAGGGAACAAGTATTTCAGGCATGCGACAGGTCAAATATACGCTATCTCAAGAGACCTTGCTGGTTACATCTCCATGAACTC GGGTATATTACATAGATATGCAAATGAAGATGTGTCACTGGGATCTTGGTTAATTGGACTGGAAGTAGAACATGTTGATGAACGTTCGATGTGTTGTGGGACTCCGCCCGAGTGTGAATGGAAGGCTAAAGGAGGGAATATGTGTGTGGCGTCGTTTGATTGGTCATGCAGCGGAGTATGCAATTCGGTAGAGAGGATGAAACATGTGCATCACTCATGTGGTGAAAGTGATTCAGCTCTATGGAATCCTCTCTAG